In the Chloroflexota bacterium genome, one interval contains:
- a CDS encoding O-methyltransferase — translation MNQTTWDAVDQYISDRLVQADPALDAALQASAEAGLPPINVAPNQGKLLYLFALMCGAKRILEIGTLGGYSSIWLARALPADGKLITLEYEPHHAEVATANIDKAGLSQKVEVRVGAALDSLAQLAEEKLEPFDLIFIDADKPNNPHYLAWALKFAHVGTVIIGDNVVRNGAVTDPSNPDPAIQGTRQLFDDLASNPKLTATALQTVGSKGYDGFAIAIVQQL, via the coding sequence ATGAATCAAACAACATGGGATGCGGTTGATCAGTATATTTCCGATCGATTGGTACAAGCTGATCCAGCCTTGGATGCAGCGTTGCAAGCCAGTGCTGAAGCTGGTTTACCACCAATCAATGTTGCGCCTAATCAAGGCAAATTGCTGTATCTATTTGCGCTGATGTGTGGGGCTAAGCGTATTTTGGAGATTGGCACGCTGGGCGGATATAGCTCAATTTGGTTGGCTCGCGCTTTACCTGCCGATGGCAAATTGATTACCTTGGAATATGAGCCGCATCACGCCGAGGTTGCCACAGCCAATATCGACAAAGCTGGCTTGAGCCAAAAAGTTGAGGTACGGGTTGGGGCAGCGCTCGATAGTCTAGCTCAGTTGGCCGAAGAAAAGCTTGAGCCATTCGATCTGATTTTTATTGATGCCGATAAGCCCAATAACCCGCACTATTTGGCGTGGGCACTCAAATTTGCCCATGTTGGCACGGTAATTATTGGCGATAATGTGGTGCGCAACGGTGCAGTCACCGATCCTAGTAATCCTGACCCAGCGATTCAAGGAACCCGCCAGTTGTTTGATGATTTAGCCTCGAACCCCAAGCTGACCGCCACAGCCCTGCAAACTGTTGGCAGCAAAGGCTACGATGGCTTTGCAATTGCGATTGTGCAACAGCTCTAA
- a CDS encoding UvrD-helicase domain-containing protein has product MTHPLLIGLNAQQQRAVQAIHGPVLVLAGPGSGKTRVLTHRIAYLINEVGVRPYNILAVTFTNKAAREMRERLGNLIGESRAHDVMMGTFHSICARWLRRDIQHLQRANDFVVYDADDQQRVMKQILRELDLSEKQYNPRSIHARISAAKNEMIGVAEFARSVSSYFDEIVLRCYERYEKQLLANNALDFDDLLLKTVNLFEYHPDVLARYAERYVHVMVDEVQDTNRVQFSLINQVGAGHNNYFLIGDIQQSIYAWRGARLANVREFEEAHPDVQIIPLEQNYRSTQPILDVAQSIIDAAYDRRHTTKIWTDQQDGELVSLVEAYDHNEEARWVADEIMRIRGREGRSLDDFAVMYRTNAQSRAFEEAMISRNLRYRLVGGTRFYERKEIKDIVAYLRIIHNPHDEVSLLRVINVPGRSIGDRTQQELLQWARNLDISIWDALELLVTNEAQNPPISGRARNAVEQFQKLVASLRDLRYDLMLGELIQRLLERVPLQELLVAEYGEEEGAERWENILELQNVSMEYLALPTEDQLPRFLEEVALVSDVDSLDSNKEREPGVTLITLHQAKGLEYPVVFLAGLEEGLLPHGRSVDDPESIEEERRLLYVGTTRAKQRLYMLYAFKRATWGRTDITIPSRFLGDIPKDLLQRTPTREVKQMPVHAASQWQSSTPQRTRGTQPSTSSMWSGASGPVRPKRPEREPSAASYSAGDKVRHANFGEGVVVSSKMVGDDEEVTVAFPGKGVKKLLAAFAKLERV; this is encoded by the coding sequence ATGACTCACCCGCTGCTGATTGGGTTGAATGCCCAACAACAACGCGCAGTCCAAGCGATTCATGGGCCAGTGTTGGTGCTGGCTGGCCCAGGCTCGGGCAAGACCCGCGTGCTGACTCATCGGATTGCCTATTTAATTAACGAAGTTGGGGTACGCCCTTATAACATTTTAGCCGTCACCTTTACCAATAAGGCTGCCCGCGAAATGCGCGAACGGCTTGGAAATTTGATTGGCGAAAGTCGTGCTCACGATGTGATGATGGGTACATTCCACTCAATTTGTGCCCGTTGGTTGCGCCGCGATATTCAGCATCTGCAACGCGCCAACGATTTTGTGGTTTACGATGCCGATGATCAGCAACGGGTAATGAAGCAGATTTTACGCGAATTGGATTTAAGCGAGAAGCAATATAATCCGCGTTCAATTCATGCTCGTATCTCCGCTGCCAAAAACGAGATGATCGGCGTAGCCGAGTTTGCTCGCAGCGTTAGCAGCTATTTTGATGAAATTGTGCTGCGCTGTTATGAGCGCTACGAAAAACAATTGCTGGCCAATAATGCCCTCGATTTTGATGATTTGCTGCTCAAAACCGTTAATTTATTTGAATATCATCCCGATGTGCTGGCGCGATATGCCGAGCGCTATGTGCATGTGATGGTTGATGAAGTGCAAGATACCAATCGAGTGCAATTTTCGTTGATCAATCAGGTGGGTGCTGGCCATAACAACTACTTTTTGATCGGCGATATTCAGCAATCAATTTATGCTTGGCGTGGAGCGCGGTTGGCGAATGTGCGCGAATTTGAAGAGGCGCATCCCGATGTCCAAATTATTCCACTGGAGCAAAATTACCGTTCCACCCAACCAATTCTTGATGTGGCCCAATCGATCATCGATGCAGCCTATGATCGTCGCCATACCACCAAAATCTGGACTGATCAGCAGGATGGCGAGTTGGTTTCGTTGGTCGAGGCCTATGATCACAACGAGGAAGCGCGTTGGGTGGCCGATGAAATTATGCGCATTCGGGGTCGTGAAGGTCGTTCGCTCGATGATTTTGCCGTGATGTATCGCACCAACGCCCAATCCCGCGCCTTTGAAGAAGCTATGATCAGCCGCAACCTGCGCTATCGATTGGTCGGCGGCACGCGCTTCTACGAACGCAAAGAAATTAAAGATATTGTGGCCTACCTGCGCATTATCCATAATCCCCACGATGAAGTTAGTTTGCTACGGGTGATCAACGTGCCAGGTCGAAGCATCGGCGATCGCACTCAGCAAGAGCTATTACAATGGGCACGCAATCTTGATATTTCAATTTGGGATGCCCTCGAACTGCTCGTTACCAACGAAGCTCAAAATCCGCCGATCAGCGGGCGAGCACGCAACGCTGTCGAGCAATTTCAAAAATTGGTGGCAAGCCTCCGTGATCTGCGCTACGATTTGATGCTCGGCGAGTTGATTCAGCGCTTGCTTGAGCGTGTGCCCTTGCAAGAGTTGCTGGTGGCCGAATATGGCGAGGAAGAAGGCGCTGAGCGTTGGGAAAATATTCTCGAATTGCAAAACGTCAGTATGGAATATCTGGCCTTGCCCACTGAAGATCAATTGCCACGCTTTTTAGAAGAAGTTGCCTTGGTGAGCGATGTTGATAGCCTTGATTCCAATAAAGAGCGCGAACCTGGCGTAACCTTGATTACCCTGCATCAAGCCAAAGGTTTAGAGTATCCAGTGGTATTTTTGGCGGGCTTAGAAGAAGGCTTGTTGCCGCACGGACGCTCAGTTGACGACCCCGAAAGCATCGAGGAAGAACGCCGTTTGCTGTATGTTGGTACAACCCGCGCCAAACAACGGTTGTACATGCTCTATGCTTTCAAACGAGCAACTTGGGGCCGCACCGATATCACGATTCCTTCGCGCTTTTTGGGCGATATTCCCAAAGATTTGCTTCAGCGCACGCCCACCCGTGAAGTCAAACAAATGCCAGTCCATGCCGCAAGCCAATGGCAAAGCAGCACGCCGCAACGCACGCGGGGCACGCAACCAAGCACCAGCAGCATGTGGAGCGGCGCGAGTGGTCCAGTGCGACCAAAACGCCCCGAACGTGAGCCAAGCGCCGCCAGTTATAGCGCTGGCGATAAAGTGCGTCATGCCAATTTCGGCGAGGGCGTAGTGGTCAGTAGCAAAATGGTCGGCGATGACGAAGAAGTGACGGTGGCGTTTCCAGGCAAAGGCGTGAAAAAGCTGCTCGCCGCCTTCGCCAAGCTCGAACGGGTTTAG
- a CDS encoding ABC transporter permease subunit: MFKNLPLTFGLSIVGLMLLIAIFGPSLAPHDPAEEHRAFRYQGQLYGGPPMQALPPFSHPEYPLGFDDISRDLLSRLLWAVRPTLVLCVIIAAVRLLLGLVVGGVVGFLGPRVASWLDTITTITSALPILIVALGYLIWTGGSAVIVYQGVRPITANNAGLTAFIVALCMTGWVNSASVVQGYVQKILHAPYLESAQAIGLNRWQITRRYILPQVWPLLPMLLASELTAVTLIVAELGYLGYYIGGSYIYTDKTTDSPLPDIVKQKAGQPELGQMLSDFFGQYSRAPWVSIFAGLLMVLLLVGFTLTSEGLRRSLDITRPRRWSWRNLLQRKNTKPELKQLT; the protein is encoded by the coding sequence ATGTTTAAAAATCTGCCATTGACCTTTGGTTTAAGCATTGTTGGCTTGATGCTGCTGATTGCGATCTTCGGCCCTAGCCTTGCTCCCCATGATCCAGCCGAGGAACATCGCGCTTTTCGTTATCAAGGCCAACTCTATGGCGGCCCGCCGATGCAAGCCTTGCCCCCCTTCAGCCATCCCGAATATCCTTTGGGCTTTGATGATATTAGCCGCGATTTGTTGAGTCGGCTGTTATGGGCGGTTCGACCAACTTTAGTGCTCTGTGTCATTATTGCGGCGGTACGCTTACTGCTTGGACTGGTAGTTGGCGGGGTGGTTGGCTTTTTAGGGCCACGCGTGGCAAGCTGGTTGGATACAATTACCACCATCACCAGCGCCTTGCCAATTTTGATTGTAGCCTTGGGTTATTTGATTTGGACTGGCGGCAGTGCGGTAATTGTCTATCAAGGGGTTAGGCCGATCACTGCCAATAATGCAGGTTTAACGGCGTTTATTGTTGCTTTGTGTATGACTGGCTGGGTTAATAGTGCCAGCGTGGTGCAGGGCTATGTGCAAAAGATTTTGCATGCGCCCTATTTGGAAAGCGCTCAGGCAATTGGTTTGAATCGCTGGCAAATTACGCGGCGCTATATTTTGCCTCAGGTTTGGCCGTTGCTGCCAATGTTGCTTGCCAGCGAATTAACCGCCGTCACCTTGATTGTGGCTGAGCTTGGCTATTTGGGCTATTACATCGGCGGCAGCTATATTTACACTGATAAAACCACCGATAGCCCTTTACCCGATATTGTCAAGCAAAAAGCTGGTCAGCCTGAGCTTGGGCAGATGCTTTCAGACTTTTTTGGCCAATATAGTCGTGCGCCGTGGGTTTCAATTTTTGCTGGGCTTTTGATGGTATTGCTGTTGGTTGGTTTTACCCTGACCAGCGAAGGCTTGCGCCGCTCGTTGGATATTACACGGCCTCGCCGCTGGAGTTGGCGCAACCTGTTGCAACGCAAAAACACAAAACCTGAACTCAAACAATTAACCTGA
- a CDS encoding ABC transporter permease, with protein MSRLLLRKLALLIVLVPTLHFLGAWYAYRQQGFFYPPKEVSTQTGNGFDVSYEFDDRPFMTHYRGVLSAMIDGDLGRIERTKVAEYIDDFVVRSAQLLGVAFLATIVLGLGMCLLAISPRTGRVSPTMVTIFTLGNAIPGFFLGTLLVLGLLYAKRAGWTNQLLLPVQGYSTSKHLILPALTLALRPAFYIASIGASLLEHEFQQDYVRVAKSKGLRWRTIVRRHAIPNVAPAVFASLGRGLQMVVGSLILVEALFDWRGTGWMLFNTLTNSRSITFFNPLILALLLAMTGAILILVDLLASMLSLWINPLGRQASAGRG; from the coding sequence ATGAGCCGACTCTTGCTTCGCAAACTTGCGTTGTTGATCGTGTTAGTGCCGACATTACACTTTTTAGGGGCGTGGTATGCCTATCGTCAGCAGGGCTTTTTTTATCCACCCAAGGAAGTGTCAACTCAAACAGGCAATGGATTTGATGTATCGTATGAGTTCGATGATCGTCCGTTTATGACTCACTATCGTGGTGTGCTTAGCGCCATGATCGATGGCGATCTTGGGCGGATTGAACGGACAAAAGTCGCTGAATATATCGATGATTTTGTTGTACGTTCGGCGCAATTGTTAGGCGTGGCATTTCTTGCAACGATCGTTTTAGGTTTGGGGATGTGCTTATTGGCAATTTCGCCGCGCACTGGGCGAGTCTCGCCGACAATGGTCACAATCTTTACTTTGGGCAATGCGATACCTGGTTTTTTCTTGGGCACACTGTTAGTTTTGGGTTTGCTCTATGCCAAACGAGCTGGCTGGACGAACCAATTGCTCTTGCCAGTCCAAGGCTATAGCACCTCCAAACATCTGATTTTGCCAGCATTAACCTTGGCTTTGCGTCCGGCATTTTATATTGCCTCGATTGGTGCAAGCTTACTTGAACATGAGTTTCAGCAAGATTATGTGCGAGTTGCCAAAAGTAAAGGCTTGCGTTGGCGCACAATTGTCCGTCGCCATGCAATTCCCAATGTTGCGCCGGCGGTATTTGCTAGTTTGGGCCGTGGCCTACAGATGGTCGTTGGCAGCTTAATTTTGGTTGAAGCGTTGTTCGATTGGCGCGGTACAGGCTGGATGCTATTCAATACCCTTACCAATTCGCGCTCAATTACTTTTTTCAACCCATTAATTTTGGCTTTGCTGCTGGCCATGACTGGCGCAATTTTGATTTTGGTCGATTTACTAGCCTCGATGCTGAGCTTATGGATCAACCCGCTTGGGCGGCAAGCTAGTGCAGGGAGAGGCTAA
- the aroH gene encoding chorismate mutase translates to MLVCRGVRGATVAVENSSEAVLAATSELLLAMVQANEIDLDDVACVFFTTSSNLNAQFPALAARQLGWNDLAMLCAHEMDVPGSLSLCIRVLILWNTSRKPSEIIHCYLGDAAKLRPERAQSTALLNLPTWQPA, encoded by the coding sequence ATGCTCGTTTGTCGTGGAGTTCGCGGTGCAACGGTGGCGGTGGAAAATAGTTCAGAGGCCGTATTGGCAGCAACCAGCGAGTTGTTGTTGGCCATGGTTCAAGCCAACGAGATTGATCTTGACGATGTTGCTTGTGTCTTTTTCACCACGTCATCCAACCTCAACGCGCAATTCCCAGCTTTGGCTGCCCGTCAGCTAGGCTGGAACGACTTGGCCATGCTGTGTGCACACGAAATGGATGTTCCTGGCAGTTTATCACTGTGTATTCGGGTGCTGATTTTGTGGAACACCAGCCGCAAACCCAGCGAGATCATACATTGCTATCTTGGCGATGCCGCCAAATTGCGCCCCGAGCGCGCTCAATCAACAGCGTTGTTGAACCTGCCCACCTGGCAACCTGCCTAA
- the aroF gene encoding 3-deoxy-7-phosphoheptulonate synthase, with protein MIVVMKSHADLTDRDAVLARLAENNLKGHLSEGEERIVIGVVGAKIPAGLEEQLQSMSGVQTTLRITRPYKLAGREFQQHNTVIRVGDLEIGGGTPVIMAGPCSVESADQLLRTAHAVKEAGANILRGGAFKPRTSPYAFRGLGEEGLKILAQAREETGLPIITEALNTRDVELVARYTDIIQLGARNMQNFALLEEAGQTGKPIMVKRGPSATVEEWLLAAEYILATGNRNVILCERGIRTYETATRNTLDLNAVAVAKRRTHLPVIADPSHGTGKWYLVQPMALAGLAAGADGLMIEVHHDPDRASSDGPQSLNHLNFAQLMQQVRRLIAALEPELAVA; from the coding sequence ATGATCGTTGTAATGAAGTCCCACGCTGATCTGACCGACCGTGACGCTGTTTTGGCTCGCTTAGCCGAAAATAATCTCAAAGGCCATTTATCTGAAGGTGAGGAACGGATTGTGATTGGTGTCGTAGGCGCAAAAATTCCGGCGGGCTTAGAAGAACAGTTGCAATCAATGAGCGGTGTTCAAACCACACTCCGCATCACCCGCCCCTACAAATTGGCTGGCCGTGAGTTCCAACAACACAATACGGTCATTCGGGTTGGCGATTTGGAGATTGGCGGCGGCACACCAGTGATCATGGCTGGGCCATGTTCAGTCGAAAGTGCTGATCAATTGTTACGCACAGCTCACGCGGTCAAGGAAGCCGGAGCCAACATTCTGCGCGGTGGCGCATTCAAACCCCGCACATCACCGTATGCTTTCCGTGGGTTGGGCGAAGAAGGCTTGAAAATTTTGGCTCAAGCGCGGGAAGAAACTGGTTTGCCAATCATTACCGAAGCTCTGAATACCCGTGATGTTGAATTAGTCGCCCGTTACACCGATATCATCCAACTTGGCGCTCGTAATATGCAAAATTTCGCGCTCTTGGAAGAAGCAGGCCAAACTGGCAAGCCAATCATGGTCAAGCGTGGCCCATCGGCTACCGTCGAAGAATGGTTGTTAGCGGCTGAATATATCCTTGCCACTGGCAATCGCAACGTTATTCTGTGCGAACGCGGTATTCGCACCTACGAAACTGCCACTCGTAACACCCTCGATTTAAATGCCGTGGCAGTTGCCAAGCGCCGCACTCACTTGCCAGTTATTGCCGACCCCAGCCATGGCACTGGCAAATGGTACTTGGTGCAACCAATGGCCTTGGCAGGCTTGGCCGCTGGCGCAGATGGTCTGATGATCGAAGTTCACCATGACCCCGACCGCGCTTCCTCAGACGGCCCTCAATCACTCAACCACCTCAACTTTGCCCAATTGATGCAACAAGTCCGTCGCCTAATCGCTGCCCTAGAGCCAGAATTAGCAGTCGCATAA
- a CDS encoding RICIN domain-containing protein has product MMIGFNHRHWRWGLVLSCLSSLLVGVMLTQPTRAAEPVAVNAEGYTTRSYGSVTFEGINYAVQSNVANEYVPSMTHSYSDMGSYYLVNSDYSLPNVPNITSGVLWSTGNKNRGWAINSEYDMRALVQTNGGLYAPYQTMPGYQLGPWNASTPCCGWTLQRNTTGFYIQADGKVRVPKTPAAAQQTWDANQSLTAINTTNDIVAVTDVMFPGDEDYYAGNTYLPRSAGVLTAKYKHYDNRNTHIYWGLKGQHVRDVEDWEADAPGGSKRKIYTGGFKIDESDNGQVWAGISHGNEFVDLNLQPSVTAQQLYKVELWIQRPTGMEYWGGLSYQQGADGKWRAFGDGSHVTNWGNGTFGLVATAYRNRNERLLLVYRALPGGDNPPTPTPPPPPPTNAASFNLINRSSGLCLDVAGANAADGTKVQQWTCNNATAQQWELRLAESGYYQLVSKATGKCLDLAAWSTADGGIAHQWSCGNNQSNQQWNFQTVSDGWLRIANRNSSKYLSIVYGSVDAGAATHQWPWLGNPDQQWRIQPVGTLRIANKNSNKCIDVANNNSADGTNILQWPCYTGLAQQWQFQHSDNGYYKLRHPSSGKMLSVSGDSSADGANIHLWTAVSNPSQQWRLELLDDGFMRFVNRATGKVVDVAGGSSADNANIQQWTWNSSNAQRFKLTN; this is encoded by the coding sequence ATGATGATCGGCTTCAATCATCGTCATTGGCGTTGGGGGCTGGTGCTAAGTTGTCTGAGTAGTCTGTTGGTTGGGGTGATGTTGACTCAGCCTACCCGTGCTGCCGAGCCAGTTGCGGTCAATGCTGAGGGCTACACCACCCGCAGCTATGGCAGCGTCACGTTTGAAGGCATTAATTACGCGGTGCAAAGTAATGTTGCAAACGAATATGTTCCCAGTATGACCCATTCGTACAGCGATATGGGCAGCTATTATTTGGTCAATAGTGATTATAGTTTGCCAAATGTGCCCAATATTACCAGCGGCGTGTTGTGGTCAACTGGCAACAAAAATCGCGGGTGGGCGATCAACAGCGAGTACGATATGCGGGCGTTGGTGCAGACCAATGGTGGTTTGTATGCGCCGTATCAGACCATGCCTGGCTATCAATTGGGGCCATGGAATGCTAGCACGCCCTGTTGTGGCTGGACGTTGCAGCGCAATACTACTGGTTTTTATATTCAGGCCGATGGCAAGGTGCGCGTGCCCAAAACGCCTGCTGCCGCCCAACAAACCTGGGATGCCAACCAAAGCCTGACCGCCATCAACACCACCAACGATATTGTGGCTGTTACCGATGTGATGTTTCCTGGCGATGAGGATTATTATGCTGGCAACACCTATTTGCCGCGTTCGGCAGGCGTGCTCACTGCCAAATATAAACATTACGACAATCGCAATACTCATATTTATTGGGGCTTGAAGGGCCAGCATGTGCGCGATGTCGAAGATTGGGAAGCCGATGCGCCAGGCGGCAGCAAACGCAAAATCTATACTGGCGGCTTCAAAATCGACGAAAGTGATAATGGTCAAGTCTGGGCTGGCATTTCGCATGGCAACGAATTTGTTGATCTTAATTTGCAGCCGAGCGTAACCGCCCAACAACTGTACAAAGTAGAGTTGTGGATTCAACGGCCAACAGGCATGGAATATTGGGGCGGCTTGAGCTATCAACAGGGTGCTGATGGCAAATGGCGAGCCTTTGGCGATGGTAGCCATGTGACCAATTGGGGCAACGGCACGTTTGGCTTGGTAGCAACCGCCTATCGCAATCGCAACGAACGTTTGTTATTGGTTTATCGCGCCTTGCCGGGTGGTGATAATCCGCCAACTCCTACCCCACCACCACCGCCACCAACCAATGCTGCATCCTTTAATCTGATCAATCGCAGTAGTGGGCTATGTTTGGATGTTGCTGGGGCGAATGCCGCCGATGGCACGAAAGTTCAGCAATGGACCTGTAATAACGCGACGGCGCAACAGTGGGAACTACGCTTGGCCGAAAGTGGCTATTATCAATTAGTTTCAAAAGCAACTGGCAAATGTTTAGATCTGGCGGCGTGGAGCACTGCCGATGGTGGGATCGCCCATCAGTGGTCGTGCGGCAACAATCAATCGAATCAGCAATGGAATTTCCAAACCGTCAGCGATGGTTGGCTGCGGATTGCCAACCGTAACAGTAGCAAATATCTCTCGATCGTCTATGGTTCGGTGGATGCTGGGGCTGCGACTCACCAATGGCCTTGGCTGGGCAATCCCGACCAACAATGGCGGATTCAGCCTGTGGGCACACTGCGAATCGCCAACAAAAATAGCAATAAATGTATTGATGTTGCCAATAATAATAGTGCTGATGGCACGAATATTTTGCAATGGCCTTGCTACACTGGCCTCGCCCAGCAATGGCAATTTCAACATAGCGATAATGGCTATTACAAGCTGCGCCACCCCAGCAGCGGCAAAATGCTCTCAGTTTCGGGCGATTCAAGCGCCGATGGAGCCAATATTCACCTCTGGACAGCGGTGAGTAACCCGAGCCAACAATGGCGACTTGAACTGCTCGACGATGGCTTTATGCGCTTTGTCAATCGAGCAACGGGCAAAGTGGTTGATGTGGCTGGTGGTAGCAGCGCCGACAACGCCAACATTCAGCAATGGACATGGAATAGTAGCAATGCCCAACGCTTCAAACTGACGAATTAA
- a CDS encoding sigma-70 family RNA polymerase sigma factor produces MANQPASNAARAAASGDQADLVLAAELAAGNIQALETLYERYARPIFSLALRILGNEADAEEVMQDVLERVWRYSGSFDAQRGRFGSWVLGMTHHVAIDAVRKRSRRPQAVDAEASELMLGLISDPNQPDMTDQAIQHEQAGQVRDALRSLPEAQQQAIELAFFRGLSHLEIAATTGEPLGTVKTRIRRGMERLRTVLSKTGVFND; encoded by the coding sequence GTGGCAAATCAACCAGCTTCGAATGCGGCGCGGGCCGCAGCTTCGGGTGATCAGGCAGATTTAGTGTTGGCAGCCGAGCTAGCCGCAGGCAACATACAGGCCTTAGAAACATTGTACGAGCGCTATGCCCGCCCAATTTTCTCGTTGGCACTGCGGATTTTGGGCAATGAGGCCGATGCTGAAGAAGTGATGCAAGATGTTTTAGAGCGGGTTTGGCGTTATTCAGGGAGTTTCGACGCACAACGTGGCCGCTTTGGCTCGTGGGTCTTAGGCATGACCCATCATGTCGCAATCGATGCAGTTCGCAAGCGCAGCCGCCGCCCACAAGCGGTCGATGCTGAAGCCAGCGAACTCATGCTAGGCCTCATTTCCGACCCAAATCAACCTGATATGACCGACCAAGCAATCCAGCATGAGCAAGCTGGGCAGGTTCGTGATGCTTTGCGCAGTTTGCCCGAAGCCCAACAACAAGCAATTGAATTGGCATTTTTTCGTGGCCTAAGCCATCTGGAGATTGCCGCAACAACCGGTGAACCTTTAGGGACGGTCAAAACCCGCATTCGTCGGGGCATGGAACGGCTCCGCACCGTTCTCTCCAAAACAGGGGTATTCAATGACTGA
- a CDS encoding anti-sigma factor, translating to MTDQRDELIELYALGALPADEAAEVEDYLASNSQAQQRYSQYRHISQALLWSVEQRDPPAGAYERFRERLATPSNVPAKPLTQPTQRQSWLANLFGRRYRLIATALTIFLVLLGGAGGRIWQLQNEVGALQPLVEQNKQLTALLGESGTQLVPLADTGNGMAGGTINIIVNPQTGQSYLRASHLPPLTANQSYQLWLIADGTPQSMEVFGVDTSGDALIWIDRLPSTGAENLLGITVEPAGGSQQPTSNPLAVGTIDA from the coding sequence ATGACTGACCAACGTGACGAACTTATCGAACTCTATGCACTTGGTGCTCTGCCTGCTGATGAAGCAGCCGAGGTTGAGGATTATTTGGCCTCAAATAGCCAAGCGCAACAACGCTATTCTCAATATCGCCATATTTCCCAAGCATTATTATGGAGCGTCGAGCAGCGTGATCCGCCTGCCGGAGCTTACGAGCGTTTTCGTGAGCGCTTGGCTACGCCCTCAAATGTGCCTGCAAAACCACTAACCCAACCAACCCAACGCCAATCATGGTTGGCAAACCTGTTTGGTCGCCGCTACCGTTTAATTGCCACTGCGCTCACTATTTTCTTGGTGCTGCTGGGTGGTGCTGGTGGCCGAATTTGGCAATTGCAAAACGAGGTTGGAGCGTTACAACCCTTAGTTGAGCAAAATAAGCAATTGACGGCTTTGCTCGGCGAATCGGGCACGCAGCTTGTGCCATTGGCCGATACAGGCAACGGCATGGCTGGCGGCACGATCAACATCATCGTTAATCCGCAAACTGGCCAAAGCTATTTGCGAGCTAGCCATCTACCACCTTTGACCGCCAACCAAAGCTACCAACTTTGGCTAATTGCCGATGGCACGCCGCAAAGCATGGAAGTGTTTGGAGTTGATACCAGTGGCGATGCCTTGATTTGGATCGATCGGCTGCCCTCGACCGGAGCCGAAAACTTGCTCGGAATTACGGTTGAGCCAGCTGGGGGCAGCCAACAGCCAACCTCAAATCCGCTCGCAGTCGGCACAATCGATGCCTAA